Below is a window of Sphingomonas sp. DNA.
ACCATCGACGCGAGCAGCAGGACCGCCAGGATCGGATCGAGCCAAGGGCGTTGCACTTCCCGGTCGAACGCTCCTCGCACAGGGAGCGGAAGACAGAAGGCGACGGCCTGGTAAGCGAACTGGATGACGGGCAGCACGGCGTGCCAGCGCGGTATCGATCGGTTGAAGATCAGCGCGTTCAGGTGTGCGTAGAGCAACGGCCCCATCGCCAAGGGGACGGCGAACGGGGCGAACGAAAGCCACGGCCAGCGATCGTAGAAGCCTGCATAGCCGATCGCGAAGGGCGTGAGCATACCGCATAGGACGATCAGCAACGCGCCGAGAGAACGCAGCGCTATCCCGCCCCGCCCGATGATGGCAGCCGCCAGCACCAGCATTTGTGCCTCGAAAAGGCCAAGGATGAGGGACATGGGACCGATGCTCACATGACTATCAGCCCCGTCTCAACAGCGGCGTCAATAGGTGGTCGCTCGGGTCGGAAGCAGGCGGTTAGCGGTTCTCGAAATTCGACGCCGAGCGGGTTTATTCGATGCTTTCCGGGAACGGCGACTATCGCCCACGGCCTCCTGAAAGCTGCCTGTCCGCTCTCCACCCACTTATAGCCTCCAACCCCGAGGATTGAGGGCTCGCCGTTTGCGTCCGCTTTCAGGAAGGCCGATCGGCTCATTGAATGTCCGGCTTTGGGCGCTAACGAGCCATGGCATGAACCTGTAGCTTAGGGCGAAGGAAGAAGCCGTGCGGCCTTCTCAGTTATAGGCAGCGGACACCGAGAGCACACCTATATGGGTGCCGGGCTCAGTGGTGCTGGCAAGGGCCACGCTACCCCCCACCCTCACCTCCAGGGATCCCGAGGTTTCGGGCGTGCCGCTAAGCACCTGTGCCGCAAGCGCACCGCTGAGATTGCTCGTCGTGGTGACGAGCAGGGCATGCGGGCCGCTGCTGAGGATGATCGAGGGCGGTATCTGGATCGACAGCGCCCGCCCGCCCGCACCCGAGACGGTAAAGCGCGCCGCTTGCGGCGTGTCGCCCGCACTCACTGCCTGAACGCCGTCGGTGACGCTCCGCGTGCCGGCGGTGGAGATCGCGACGAACCCGCTGCCCGATGGCTTCACGATGCTGCCGAACCGGAGGTCCGCATCCTTGGTGATGGTGAGCGGCTGCACGATCGTCAGCGATGCCGTCGCCGTCTCGGCGACCTGCGCCATCGCGGCATGCGGCAGGAGGAGCGCGAGCGCCGCGCACAATTTGCGTAGGACCATTTGTTGTTCTCGTTATGACGACAGCCGATTTTCGGTCTGCCTGCGACCACGCGAAACGCGATAGACACGCGTCGGTTACAAATGCCTGGGCGAAAATGGTTTATTCGGTGCACCTGTCCGAAGGGACAGCATCCGCCGCTTCAGACGAAATCCGCGTTCACGGTGTAGCGGGTCGTCGTCGCGCCCCGCTGCCCCGCGGCGACGGTGATATCCATTCCGAACTGGATGGTGACGACGCCGAGCCCCATTGGGTTGAGCTGAAAATTCATCGTACTCGCATCCGTTGGCGCCCCGCCGCTGAAGGTGGTGCCGGTAACCGCGCCGATGTGGAACAGGGTCAGCGACGCGATCGTCCCGCTCGCCTGGGGTGCCATGGTGATGCGGATGTTGCGGACGAGGCACAGGTTGGCCAGATTGAGCAGCCCGCAAGTCAGGCGCATCGTGGGCGGCGTCACCGGTGCGTTGCTGAGGCGGACAGCGTCGCCGGAGATCCGCGTCACCGAACCATCCACGCCGATGCGAAACACCGTCGGCATCGTTCCCGCCACGATCTCGCCGAGCGCGGGCGTGGTCGCGACTGGCAGGGTCACCGTGACCTCGGCAGCGGCGGGCGTTGCTGCAAGGCTGAGCAGCGATGCGGCAAGCCCGCACGCCATCCCGGAACGTCGCATCATTGGCCTTCAACCCGCTGGGCAAGAAGCGGTTTCATGCGCAGGAAGCCACCCTGCGCGGGCACCTCCAAGTGCTCCGGCGCCTGCAGCGCCAGATGGAGTTGCGCGGCCTGGGCGGGCAGGATCCGTACCTTGTAGCGTCCGGGCGGAATGCCTGCGAACATCGCCGTGCCCAGATTGTCGGTTCGTGCCGGGAAGGACGCGCCGCCGCGCTCGGCGACCAGCTCGAGCGTCACCGCGGGGAGCGGCTGGGCGCCGTCCGCCGCGGCCGCCTCCAGCTTCACTTCCACTTCGCCGGCCGCGCGCAATGGGATCTCCAGCTGCGTAGTCCGGCCGCGGCGCGGCACCAGCCGGATCGCGCCCGGCAGCGCGGCGAGGTACAGCTCGCTGCTCTGCGAGGCGTCGATCCGCAGCTGGGCGGGCAGCGTGTCGCCCAGATCCTCGGCGAGCACCTGCCCCTGGGCATCGGTGGTGACGGTACCCGCGGGGGTGTAGACCTGCACCCCGCCCACCGGCTTCTCGCCCGGCTGCCAATGGCCATCGCCATTGGCATCAAGGAAGGTGCGGATCGCGGCGCGACCGCTGATCGCCACGCTCGACGGCGCCAGCCCATAGCCTCGCCGCACGGTCGGCGCGAAGGCGAAGGTGACTTGCAGCGCTGCGCGCCAGCTGCGCGTCCGAAGATCGTACCCGCCTGCCGTCGACAGATCGAAGCGCCGGAAGCGATGGCGATACGAGGCGTCTAGCCGAAAGCGAGACGCCGCGCCACCTTGCCGCGACACGATGAGCTGCAGGTCGCCCTGCGCCATCGCGACCTGCGTCGACACATAGGCGCTCTCGATGCCGGGGCGTCCGGTGATCCGGTACGCCAGACCAGTGCGTAGCTGGAGCGCCGGGGCAAGCGGTGTCGACGTCTCGATCGAGGCGAGGTGCTGGGCACCCGCAATGCCGCCGCCCCAGCCCTGCCGGCTAACCATCACGTTGACATAGGTGGCGCCGACCATGCCGGCCGCGCGCACATTGGCTTCGATGCGGCGGCTCCCGTCCTGCTGCTCGATACGCCGCAGGTCGAAGGCGATCGGCATGCGCCGGCCGCCCGGCAGGGGCGCGGCCAGATCGATCTGCGCCTCGGTCGCGCGGCGCAGGGGCACGCCGGTTGCCATGGCGTCGCGGGTTTCGTCGACGAAGCCGCCGGCATATTCGGCGTGCAGCATCCGCAGGCTGACACCCCGGAAGCGCGATCCGAGCAGCAGGCTGGCGGCACGCCCGCCCCGGCTGTCCAGGCCGACGACGCCGTCCAGCGCCGCGCCTGCCAGCATTGCCTTGATCCCCGCGGTGCCCGCCACGCGCTCGTGCCCGTACCACGGGCGGAAGCGGGTGAGCCCCGCATGCGCCGTGATCCGGCGGCTCAGTCCGCGGTCGACCAGCGCGACGACGCGCAGGGCGTCTCCGGTGCGCGGCCAGGGCCCATCCTCCATCCGCAGCAGCGGCCGCTCGGGCTGGACCACACTGAAGCGCACGGCGGTCTGCCCCGGCTGCAGCAGCCCGGAGCCCAGCTGGAACGACCGGACATCCTCGCGCACCTGCCCCTGGGGTCCGTAGAACAAGATGCGGACCTGGTGGTCGCCGATCCCGAGCGACAGATTGTCGAAACGATAGCGACCGCCGCTCTCCGCGGCGCGGGCAGCGCGGAGCGTGCCGTCGACATAAACTTCGATCTGCTCGCCATCGGCCACGTCGCCCTCGAGGACGAGGGGATGCGCGAAGTCGAAGGGCTGCAGCGGCGCCGAGGAATAGAAGATGCCACGCCCCGCGACGCTGCGCGCGCCGAGCGGAGCCTCCGGCGTCGCCACGTCGCCGATTGCCACCCGACTGCCGCCGAGAACGCCGAGCGCGCGATTGTCGGCGCTGGTGCGCTCCAGCGTGAGCTGGACGTTGGTCGGCCCTGCGGAGTCCAACCCGACAAAGCCACGAAAACCGGCAAAGGCGAGATCGCCAGCCGCGCGCACGCCCAGCCACCGCGATTGCAGCACCTCGCCGCTGCCGAAGCGCTGCCCGGCATTCACCTCCAGCGCGGGGGTGCTGAACACCCGATAGGGGTCGTTTGCCAGGATCGCGGCTTCGGCAGGCGCCAGTTGCGACAGCGCCGCTCGCCGTTCTGCGATCTGCCGATTGCGGACCAGCGGGAGGGTGCCGGTCGGCGTGACCTGCAGCAGCTGCGCGTCGGCGGCAACGCGCAGGCGCACCGGCAGCAGCTTCTCCATCGTCTCCGCGGCGAGATAGATGTCGCCCTTGCGCACGCAGGCGCCGGGGCCGAGCGCGAGATTGATCGTGCCCAGCTGGGCTATGCCTGCATCGAGATCGACGGCAAGGTGCGTCCGCGGATCGATCGCGCCGCTCGCGTGCCGGCCGTCGGCGGCGACGACGATCCCGAGGTCGAGGATGCGCGCGAACTGGCCGAGCGGCAGCAACGTGCCGCCGGGGCCCGCATAGGCGTCCATCGTCTCGGCGAGAAGATCGGTCTCGGTGCGGACCTCGAGCCAGAGGAGCATGTCCTCCGAAGGGCAGGCGCGCACGCCGGCCGGGCCGCTCGCCTGTGCGCTGGCCATCGCCGGCGCGCTGATCGTGGCGAGGAGCAGCCCGCATACGGCCGCTCGAACGGGTTTCACGGGATGGTGAGGTTCGCCGAAGCGACCTCGACCGAAGCAGGCGCTTCGCGGTTGCTGAACACCAGCCGCGCGGTCTGGCCAGGCGCGACCGAAGGCGCGGCCAGTTGTACCGTGCGGTGGTCCGTCTCGGAATAGAGGGCGATGCCGCGCATGCTCCCGAGCACACGCTGGTCGCGGCCTCGGCCGGATACCAGCTCGACATCGCCGTATACCGAGCCGGGGCCGTCGCGGACCAGATCGAAGCGCAGCATCGCGCCAGCGGACGCGGTGCTGCGCGTCACCTGGAGCTTGTCGATATGCGCGGAGGCGGCCTTGGCGTTGGTGCGCACGATGATGGGAATGCTGACGCTGAACAG
It encodes the following:
- a CDS encoding DUF4402 domain-containing protein translates to MVLRKLCAALALLLPHAAMAQVAETATASLTIVQPLTITKDADLRFGSIVKPSGSGFVAISTAGTRSVTDGVQAVSAGDTPQAARFTVSGAGGRALSIQIPPSIILSSGPHALLVTTTSNLSGALAAQVLSGTPETSGSLEVRVGGSVALASTTEPGTHIGVLSVSAAYN